A genomic stretch from Erigeron canadensis isolate Cc75 chromosome 9, C_canadensis_v1, whole genome shotgun sequence includes:
- the LOC122580960 gene encoding purple acid phosphatase 23 produces MEAHANAFISTTITIIITMTVIMASSLAHIKIPTTLDGPFDPVTRKFDPSLRLGSDDLPMSHPRLKKNVTLYFPEQIALAISSVDSMWVSWITGDAQIGKNVTPLDPSSVGSEVWYGEESGNYSKKRNGVSMIYSQLYPFEGLDNYTSGIIHHVKIDGLKPGSNYYYKCGDSSIPAMSNEHFFEMLPLPSPNTYPRRIAVVGDLGLTSNTTNTIDHLIENDPSLVLMVGDLSYANQYLTTGGEGASCFSCAFPDAPIRETYQPRWDGWGRFMEPLISRVPMMVIEGNHEIEPQVSGVTFESYLKRFAVPSNESGSNSNFYYSFGAGGVHFIMLGAYIDYNRTGAQYSWLQSDLSQLNRSVTPWLVAAWHSPWYNSYASHYQEFECMRIEMEELLYQYHVDIVFSGHVHAYERMNRVYNYSLDPCGPVYITIGDGGNIEKIDVDHADEPGKCPSASDNVPEFGGVCHTNFTSGPAKGKFCWDKQPEWSAYRESSFGHGILEVVNSTYALWTWHRNQDMYKENSTGDQIYIVRQPELCMVSPHQYNQRRPSGATGFGILKLHGLSAGSYDQHSSISAFHPRSQRSGTGGRSVLLMIPPSYRNRFRDVVTMVKND; encoded by the exons ATGGAAGCTCATGCAAATGCCTTCATTTCCACAACAAttacgataataataacaatgacgGTGATAATGGCAAGTAGTTTAGCTCATATAAAAATACCCACTACATTGGATGGCCCATTTGACCCGGTAACCCGAAAATTCGACCCATCTCTTCGTTTGGGCAGTGATGATTTGCCAATGAGTCATCCAAGATTAAAAAAGAATGTGACTTTGTATTTTCCTGAACAAATTGCTTTGGCAATTTCTTCTGTTGATTCAATGTGggtttcttggattactg ggGATGCACAGATTGGGAAGAATGTGACACCACTTGATCCATCCAGTGTTGGTAGTGAGGTGTGGTATGGTGAAGAAAGTGGAAATTATTCGAAAAAACGAAATGGGGTTTCAATGATTTATAGTCAGTTGTATCCGTTTGAAGGACTTGATAATTATACTTCCGGGATCATTCATCATGTCAAGATTGATG GTCTCAAACCAGGTTCAAATTATTACTACAAATGTGGAGACAGTTCTATTCCAGCTATGAGCAACGAGCATTTTTTTGAAATGTTACCGTTGCCCAGCCCGAACACATACCCTCGTAGAATTGCAGTTGTTGGGGACCTTGGCCTCACATCAAATACAACAAACACAATTGATCATTTAATTGAAAATGATCCATCTCTCGTTTTAATGGTTGGAGACCTAAGTTACGCCAATCAATACCTTACAACTGGTGGCGAAGGTGCATCTTGCTTCTCTTGTGCGTTCCCGGATGCTCCCATTCGTGAAACATATCAACCACGTTGGGATGGATGGGGAAG GTTCATGGAGCCGTTGATTTCTAGAGTTCCCATGATGGTCATTGAAGGTAACCATGAGATCGAGCCACAAGTTTCTGGCGTCACTTTTGAATCATATCTAAAGAGGTTTGCTGTCCCCTCCAACGAGTCAGGCTCAAACAGCAATTTTTACTACTCATTTGGTGCGGGAGGTGTACATTTCATCATGTTAGGAGCATATATTGACTACAATAGAACTG GTGCGCAGTATTCTTGGCTTCAAAGTGACCTAAGTCAACTAAACCGAAGTGTGACACCTTGGTTAGTAGCCGCGTGGCATTCCCCTTGGTATAATAGCTATGCATCACATTATCAGGAATTCGAGTGTATGAGAATAGAAATGGAAGAGCTTTTGTATCAGTACCATGTTGACATTGTATTCTCTGGCCAT GTTCATGCTTATGAGCGGATGAATAGAGTGTACAACTACAGTTTGGACCCTTGTGGGCCCGTGTATATCACCATTGGAGATGGTGGTAATATTGAGAAAATTGATGTGGATCATGCAGATGAACCAGGAAAGTGTCCTTCGGCTAGTGACAATGTACCCGAATTTGGAGGTGTATGTCATACAAATTTTACATCTGGTCCTGCAAAGGGCAAGTTTTGCTGGGATAAACAACCCGAATGGAGTGCTTATAGAGAAAGCAGCTTTGGACATGGCATTCTTGAG GTTGTGAATTCTACATATGCACTATGGACATGGCATAGAAATCAGGATATGTACAAGGAAAACAGTACTGGTGATCAGATCTACATTGTACGCCAACCGGAACTGTGTATGGTTTCTCCACACCAG TACAATCAAAGGAGGCCATCAGGTGCAACCGGATTTGGAATTCTCAAGTTACATG GTCTGTCTGCTGGATCATATGACCAGCATTCTTCCATCAGCGCTTTCCATCCACGATCACAACGTTCAGGCACGGGGGGCCGTAGTGTATTACTCATGATTCCACCTTCATACAGAAATAGGTTCAGAGACGTAGTAACCATGGTTAAAAATGACTGA
- the LOC122583481 gene encoding serine/threonine-protein kinase CTR1-like, translating to NSGGTVAETEAGMCGLQIIRNSDLEELRELGSGTFGTVYHGKWRGTDVAIKRIKKSCFSGKKSEQERLTKDFWREAQILSRLHHPNVVALYGVVPDGPGGTLSTVTEYMANGSLRHVLLTQDRSLDRRKRLIIMQDAAIGMEYLHLKNIVHFDLKCENLLVNLGDPQRPVCKVGDFGLSRIKRNTCVSGGVRGTLPWMAPELLNGSSARVSEKVDVFSFGIAMWEILTGEEPYADMHCGAIIGKLSHC from the exons AATAGTGGTGGGACAGTAGCTGAAACTGAAGCAGGGATGTGTGGTTTGCAG ATCATACGAAACagtgatcttgaagaacttcgTGAACTAGGATCCGGTACATTTGGAACTGTTTATCATGGCAAGTGGAGGGGAACGGATGTTGCTATAAAGAGGATCAAAAAGAGCTGTTTTTCAGGGAAAAAGTCAGAGCAAGAACGATTG ACTAAAGATTTTTGGAGAGAAGCTCAAATCCTATCAAGACTTCACCATCCAAATGTGGTGGCGTTATATGGTGTGGTACCAGATGGACCCGGGGGGACATTATCTACAGTAACGGAATATATGGCTAATGGGTCACTTAGACATGTTTTATTGACGCAAGATAG ATCACTTGACCGAAGAAAGAGACTCATAATTATGCAAGATGCTGCAATCGGCATGGAGTACCTGCATTTGAAAAACATCGTTCATTTTGATCTAAAATGTGAAAACTTGCTCGTCAATTTGGGAGATCCTCAACGACCTGTATGTAAG GTTGGTGACTTTGGTTTATCAAGAATTAAACGCAACACATGTGTGTCGGGTGGTGTACGGGGAACACTTCCCTGGATGGCTCCAGAGCTCCTTAATGGAAGTAGTGCTAGAGTTTCTGAGAAA GTTGATGTATTTTCATTTGGCATTGCAATGTGGGAAATCTTGACTGGAGAGGAGCCATATGCAGACATGCATTGTGGTGCCATCATAGGTAAGCTCTCACATTGTTGA
- the LOC122581730 gene encoding uncharacterized protein LOC122581730 produces the protein MDYIDVDQVLVVPDTPDRLLRPPVLRNCDRFRIRTKSDDAVINRENNRIASKDYSCETIRSQEREKENLNTRKQRLFVRPDSCGKSVVFSTSNNVGQSIDDVRNDQGKDLCVSDVGQSIRRLGHRLTEKNVHRRSGVSRENGDRKGVVQFNGFPKIASGSYELNSIDRVPGVDRGKGVGFIHVARRSDESKASTSLESCTTSKVPQKRMLVRNGCISPCNVAKMKTVAAKRVVVDLEEEKRNDSGAPASESRSNSIVKANDIPVMREIHRLVREKRSDSGALASGSQSSVVDIKDLVAEAIYSSRYKGKGVSHHPSSQEPAAESSRLSHRRLVFKIPADKSSDSSVDTPRCSAETQTLRTLHNKRKQRDDGQQKIMQTDHRIGRDIEHRDDGVPQLLSPDANNLRINRQRKDSASRNSGKRPISCIVDTAAEPSSSRSKRNKNLSATSTSNPVSVPSADSSIRSLQIEADEMLARELQEQLYAEEPTPAVANAERLGMPEALTAIAELRMSRNLLQVGREFNEDDYEMLLSLDEDNHQHGGATPAQINNLPVSVVQVETSQECAICLEIPSVGETIRLLPCLHRFHKGCIDQWLGRKTSCPVCKYSIT, from the exons ATGGACTATATAGATGTTGATCAAGTGTTAGTGGTTCCGGATACGCCCGATAGGTTATTAAGACCGCCAGTTTTACGTAATTGTGACCGATTTAGAATTAGGACGAAGAGTGATGATGCCGTTATTAATCGTGAAAATAATCGTATAGCGAGTAAGGATTATAGTTGTGAAACGATAAGAAGTCAGGAaagggaaaaagaaaatctGAATACACGGAAACAAAGATTGTTCGTTCGTCCTGATAGTTGCGGAAAATCTGTGGTTTTTAGTACTTCTAACAATGTTGGACAGAGTATAGATGATGTTAGAAATGATCAAGGAAAAGATTTGTGTGTTTCTGACGTTGGTCAGTCAATACGTCGATTAGGTCATAGGTTGACTGAGAAAAACGTGCATAGGCGTTCTGGTGTTAGTAGAGAGAATGGCGATAGAAAAGGTGTAGTACAGTTTAATGGTTTTCCGAAGATAGCTTCTGGATCATATGAACTAAATAGTATTGATAGAGTTCCGGGTGTTGACCGTGGAAAAGGGGTTGGATTTATTCATGTAGCTCGCCGTAGTGACGAAAGTAAGGCATCTACGAGTTTGGAATCGTGTACAACGTCTAAAGTTCCTCAGAAGAGAATGTTGGTGCGGAATGGATGTATATCTCCATGTAATGTGGCAAAAATGAAAACTGTAGCAGCAAAGCGTGTTGTTGTTGACTTGGAAGAAGAAAAACGGAATGATTCTGGTGCACCTGCATCTGAAAGTCGATCCAATAGTATAGTAAAAGCTAATGACATACCAGTAATGCGTGAAATTCATAGATTGGTAAGAGAAAAACGGAGTGATTCTGGTGCACTAGCGTCTGGTAGTCAATCCAGTGTGGTTGATATTAAGGATCTGGTAGCTGAAGCCATATATTCAAGTAGATACAAGGGAAAAGGAGTATCTCATCATCCTTCATCTCAAGAGCCCGCTGCAGAAAGCTCCCGTTTATCTCATAG GAGGCTTGTTTTTAAAATACCAGCTGATAAAAGCAGTGATTCTAGTGTAGATACCCCTAGATGCTCTGCTGAAACACAGACATTGAGAACCCTACACAATAAAAGAAAGCAAAGAGATGATGGACAACAGAAGATTATGCAAACAGATCATAGAATTGGAAGAGATATTGAACATCGTGATGATGGTGTGCCTCAATTACTGTCTCCTGATGCAAATAATCTAAGGATTAATAGACAGAGGAAGGATTCTGCATCTAGAAATTCCGGCAAACGCCCTATATCATGTATCGTTGACACTGCTGCAGAACCTTCAAGTTCAAGATCAAAAAGGAACAAGAACCTTAGTGCCACAAGTACTTCAAATCCTGTGTCAGTGCCCAGCGCTGATTCAAGTATCAGATCCTTACAGATTGAGGCAGATGAGATGTTAGCTAGAGAATTGCAAGAGCAGTTATATGCTGAGGAACCGACACCTGCAGTTGCAAATGCTGAg AGATTGGGAATGCCAGAAGCATTGACGGCTATTGCTGAATTGAGAATGTCTAGGAACCTCTTACAAGTCGGGCGTGAATTTAATGA GGATGATTATGAAATGTTGTTGTCTCTTGATGAGGATAATCACCAACATGGAGGTGCAACTCCTGCACAGATTAATAACTTGCCTGTGTCAGTGGTTCAG GTTGAAACTAGTCAGGAATGTGCAATTTGTCTTGAAATCCCCAGTGTTGGTGAAACTATTCGACTTCTTCCTTGTCTTCATAGATTTCACAAAGGA TGCATTGATCAATGGCTGGGAAGGAAAACATCATGCCCTGTATGCAAATATTCTATCACTTAA
- the LOC122581952 gene encoding aspartate--tRNA ligase 2, cytoplasmic-like yields the protein MEPEPSSQEISKKAAKKEAAKAKKAAAKKDSAATVSNITIDVPDPLAENYGDIPIEELQSKTIADRVWTTVGTLTDELEGKNVLIRGRAQAIRAVGKKMAFFTVRERIDTVQCVLTVAEGLVSPQMLKFAAGISKESFVDIEGLVSVPPSPIKGASQQVEIQVRKIYVVNRASNLLPMNVEDAARSDVEIEKASEAGEQLVRVNQDTRLNNRVLDLRTPANQGIFRLESQVLTFFQQFLLNEKFVQICTPKLTAGTSEGGAAVFRLDYKKQPACLAQSPQLHKQMAICGDFGRVYVIGPVFRAEDSYTHRHLCEFTGLDVEMEIKQHYSEVMDIVDRLFVEMFDKLNERCQKELEAIGKQYPFTPLKYLRNTLRLTFEEGVQMLKDAGVEVDPLGDLNTESERTLGKLVLEKYGTEFYILHRYPLAVRPFYTMPCPDNEAYSNSFDVFIRGEEIISGAQRVHLPELLESRATECGIDVKTISTYIDSFRYGAPLHGGFGVGLERVVMLFCALDNIRKTSLFPRDPRRLEP from the exons ATGGAACCAGAACCTTCTTCACAAGAAATTAGCAAAAAAGCCGCCAAAAAGGAAGCCGCCAAGGCCAAAAAAGCCGCCGCCAAAAAAGATTCCGCCGCCACCGTATCCAACATCACAATCGACGTACCCGATCCTCTTGCCGAAAACTACGGCGACATTCCGATCGAAGAACTTCAGTCAAAAACAATCGCCGACCGTGTTTGGACCACCGTCGGTACACTCACCGATGAATTGGAAGGAAAAAACGTGTTAATCCGTGGCCGAGCTCAGGCGATTCGTGCCGTTGGTAAAAAAATGGCGTTTTTTACTGTTAGAGAGAGAATTGATACTGTTCAGTGTGTGTTGACTGTTGCTGAGGGTTTAGTGAGCCCTCAAATGCTTAAGTTTGCTGCTGGTATTTCTAAGGAGTCGTTTGTCGATATCGAAGGTCTCGTTTCCGTTCCGCCCTCGCCTATTAAAGGCGCATCTCAGCAG GTTGAAATACAAGTGAGAAAGATCTATGTTGTAAACAGGGCATCTAATTTGCTTCCTATGAATGTTGAGGATGCTGCTAGAAGTGATGTTGAAATTGAGAAGGCTTCGGAG GCAGGAGAACAACTCGTTCGGGTGAATCAGGATACTCGTTTGAACAACAGGGTTCTGGACTTGCGCACACCTGCGAATCAAGGGATTTTCCGCCTTGAAAGTCAAGTGTTAACG TTCTTTCAACAGTTTCTGCTGAATGAAAAATTTGTCCAAATCTGCACGCCAAAGTTAACTGCAGGAACTAGTGAAGGTGGTGCTGCTGTTTTTAGACTGGACTACAAAAAACAGCCTGCTTGTCTTGCCCAATCTCCCCAGCTTCATAAGCAGATGGCAATCTGTGGTGATTTTGGACGTGTTTATGTGATCGGTCCCGTCTTTAGAGCTGAAGACTCTTATACCCATAGACATTTGTGTGAATTCACTGGTCTTGATGTGGAAATGGAAATTAAACAGCATTATTCTGAG GTGATGGATATCGTAGACCGCCTTTTTgttgaaatgtttgacaaacTGAATGAAAGATGCCAGAAAGAGTTAGAGGCTATTGGGAAGCAATATCCTTTCACGCCATTGAAA TACTTGCGGAATACTCTGCGACTTACATTCGAAGAAGGTGTTCAAATGCTTAAG GATGCTGGCGTTGAGGTTGATCCACTAGGGGACCTGAACACGGAAAGTGAAAGGACTTTAGGGAAACTTGTGTTGGAGAA GTATGGAACTGAATTCTATATACTACACCGCTACCCATTGGCTGTTCGACCGTTTTATACGATGCCTTGTCCAGACAACGAAGCCTATAGCAACTCATTTGATGTTTTCATCAGAG GAGAAGAGATCATTTCAGGAGCCCAGCGTGTGCACTTACCTGAACTTCTGGAGTCGCGCGCAACAGAATGTGGCATTGATGTGAAAACAATATCAACTTATATCGATTCCTTCAG GTATGGTGCGCCGCTACATGGTGGGTTTGGAGTTGGATTAGAACGTGTTGTGATGCTCTTCTGTGCTCTTGACAACATCCGCAAGACATCGCTATTCCCCCGTGACCCACGAAGGCTAGAACCATAG